From Gemmatimonadota bacterium:
GATGCCGCGCTGGCGGACGAACGCGCCTGGAATCGCGCGGACGCCGGGCTCGGCGTGCAGACCCGCCTGACCCATGAGCGCGACACCGACGACAACCGCATCACGACGCTTTCCCTGGGGGGCGCCTACCCGGTCGCGCAGGGCGTGCGCCTGGTTTGGGACACCTACCTGCGCTCGACCGGATTCGGCACCGAGCGCGACCGCAAGGCGGCGGCCTACCACCTGACCACCACCGTGACCCTCCCGTCCGGGTGGCGCATCAGCGGAGGCGTGGGCGCCAGCGAGACCAGCGTCCTGGGGCAGGATGTCACCGCCGACCTGGACGTGGCGCTGCGCTCGCCGGTGGGTCGGGCGCTCCAGGGCGGTCTGCGGGTCTCGCGCAGTGCCCGCAACTTCACGAGCACGCTGATCGAACGCGGCGTCCGGGCCGACGAGCTCGGCGTGGACGGAGCCTGGACGAGCGGTCCGTGGGCCGCGCAGGCCACGACGGCGGTGGCCCGCTACCGCGGCACCGAGTCCAACCGCTACTGGTCCGCCGGGGGGCGCGTCGACCGCACGCTCGGTGATCGTCTGCAGCTGGGCGTGGTGGCGCGCGGCTTCGGCTTCGCGCACGACGTGCGCGACGGCTACTTCGATCCCGGCCACTTCGCGCTGGTCGAGCTTCCGGTCCGGGCCCAGGGCGAGCGTGGGGCCTGGAGCGGCTTCGTGGAGGTCGCGGGTGGGCTCCAGACCAGCGCGCTGCAGGACGGCACCAGCGTCGCGCCGCGCACGGCGGCAGAGGCGCGCTACCGGCTGGCCCCCGGTCGGGAGCTGGCGCTGACGGGCTCGTGGACCCGTTCGGACGCGCTCCGCCTGTCGGGCGGAAGCGGCGCCTACCGCTACACTTCGATCGGACTCGCGGGCGCCTGGGTCTTCTGAGGCAGGCGGGCGGTGGGCTCGGCGTCGAATCCCTTCCGCTGCATCCGTCCCCAGTCCGCCTGACCGCGTAGCAGCTTCCACATCCCACGGAAGCGCCAGAACACGGTGAGCTGCCGGTACCCGAAGTTCTCGCCCACCGCCAGAAGGAAGAGCGACAGCACGTCGCGCATCCGCAGGTACCGGTGGAAGGCGTACTCCTCCAGCGCCACGGCCACGAGGGAGGTCAGGGCGCCGAGCACGACCGCCATCAAGAAGAACACGATGACATAGCCCGACACCGCCCATCCCATCACGAGGCTGAGCGCGAAGGTCCCGTAGCCCAGCACCTCGATGATCGGTCCCACCATCTCCAGGAAGAAGAAGTGCGGGAAGGCGATCATCCCGGTGAATCCGTAGCGCGGATTGAACAGCATCTGCCGGTGGCGCACCAGGCTCTCGTACAGGCCGCGCTGCCAGCGGTCCCGCTGCCGGCCGAGCGTCCGTAGATCCTCCGGCACCTCGGTCCAGGCCACCGCGTCGGGCACGAACGCGATGCGACAGGGCGTGCCGCTCTCCTGGCAATGCCGCTTGAGGCGCACCACCAGCTCCATGTCCTCGCCCACGGTCTCTCCCAGGGTGAAGCGGCTGGCGTAGCCACCCGCTCCCACGACCGTCAGGCGCTTGAACAGACCGAACGCGCCCGAGATGACGAGCGACGCATTCGCGCTCGTCCAGCCCACCCGTCCCACCAGGAAGGCACGCAGGTACTCGAGGACCTGGAAGCGGGCCAGACGGCTCTTCGGCAGGCGCACCTCGGTGATGACCCCGCCCTTCAGCTTGCAGGAGTTGGCGACCCGGATCATCCCACCGGCCGCCACCGTGGTGGCGTCCTCCAGGAAGGGGCGCACGATGCGCATCAGGGCGTCCCGCTCGAGCAGGCTGTCGGCGTCCATCGCACAGAAGAGCGGCGTGACGCAGTGGTTGACCGCCGCGTTCAACGCATCCGCCTTGCCGCCATTCTCCTTGTCCAGGACCCACAGGTTGGGGTGGAGTCGGCTGGAGTACAGCCCGCGCACACGTGCGGTGGGGATCTGCGCCGTACGCGCGCGCACGCCGGGTACGAGATCGAACGCCTCCTTGAGACGCGCCAGCGTGCCGTCGCTCGATCCGTCGTTGACGACGAGGATCTCGTGTTCGGGATAGTCGAGCGCCAGCAGTGAGCGCACGGACTCCACGCAGGTCGCCTCTTCATTGTAGGCGGGCGCGAAGACCGTGATCGGCGGCGCGGCGGCGATCAGCGTGGGCTCCAACGCGCTGAACGTCCCGAGGCTGGGGACATAGCGACCCAGTGCGCGGACCGCCTGCACCGTGATGGCACCGTATACGGTGTTGATCAAGCCGAAGTAGACGAGTACGAGCAGGTTGAACGCCTCGACCAGCGGCAGGACGAGCTCCGTCATCGTGGGCTCCCCTCCGCCAGCACCTGGGAGCCGATGGCGGCCCGCGGGTGGGACGACAGCGCGAGCGCGCGTAGCTCGGCCCGCCACCCCGCCTGCAGCAGGCTACGGGCGGCCCGCAGCGCGACCCACTGCGACGGGTCCTCGTAGACCATGCTCTTGAGGCGTTCCAGCTCCTCGGGGCCGCCCAGCGCCGACAGCGCATCCGCGGCCGCCACCCGCACCACGAAGTCCGGATCCGACGTC
This genomic window contains:
- a CDS encoding tetratricopeptide repeat protein, whose translation is MRAALLLSGLLLGGALVIPAPGVAQSSCAVAARVDDGWSAYRSGALEDARAAFDHVRAACPDHTGALVGLAYVDLRLDRRAEARQALEEVLRVQPDHGDARKALARLEAREGRLETADREWRRVLEQHPSDVEALVGRAQTLRWLGDARAARPLLERAEDVAPYDAALADERAWNRADAGLGVQTRLTHERDTDDNRITTLSLGGAYPVAQGVRLVWDTYLRSTGFGTERDRKAAAYHLTTTVTLPSGWRISGGVGASETSVLGQDVTADLDVALRSPVGRALQGGLRVSRSARNFTSTLIERGVRADELGVDGAWTSGPWAAQATTAVARYRGTESNRYWSAGGRVDRTLGDRLQLGVVARGFGFAHDVRDGYFDPGHFALVELPVRAQGERGAWSGFVEVAGGLQTSALQDGTSVAPRTAAEARYRLAPGRELALTGSWTRSDALRLSGGSGAYRYTSIGLAGAWVF
- a CDS encoding glycosyltransferase, yielding MTELVLPLVEAFNLLVLVYFGLINTVYGAITVQAVRALGRYVPSLGTFSALEPTLIAAAPPITVFAPAYNEEATCVESVRSLLALDYPEHEILVVNDGSSDGTLARLKEAFDLVPGVRARTAQIPTARVRGLYSSRLHPNLWVLDKENGGKADALNAAVNHCVTPLFCAMDADSLLERDALMRIVRPFLEDATTVAAGGMIRVANSCKLKGGVITEVRLPKSRLARFQVLEYLRAFLVGRVGWTSANASLVISGAFGLFKRLTVVGAGGYASRFTLGETVGEDMELVVRLKRHCQESGTPCRIAFVPDAVAWTEVPEDLRTLGRQRDRWQRGLYESLVRHRQMLFNPRYGFTGMIAFPHFFFLEMVGPIIEVLGYGTFALSLVMGWAVSGYVIVFFLMAVVLGALTSLVAVALEEYAFHRYLRMRDVLSLFLLAVGENFGYRQLTVFWRFRGMWKLLRGQADWGRMQRKGFDAEPTARLPQKTQAPASPIEV